One Mycolicibacterium fortuitum subsp. fortuitum genomic window carries:
- a CDS encoding MmpL3/TtfA transport complex stabilizer, with the protein MANNFLRALAAALRAGHDDRAIDESSARSVAFDGLDDIDVAGLAEVGRGPIGDIAVDPDRDTVVVTNTAAQCLSVINPHTMGVVGAVRLAGDPFGVVVADDRAYVSISTAGHDAIVAVDTITGAVLNEYPLAFSVTALSISPDGKRVFAGRAGHERIDIAVIDTTAERVGTIDIATGPGVNLDALQIDSTGKRLYVATSDFRGSRLVVVNTETAQAQATVWIGAPIRDIAIGDGIAYVLTSDLDHRGVVHTVDLAAATVVDAVEVGSAPTQLVLSPDATRAYLVDYDRVIVWCTLTGEIQGSIDVHAQPAAVAVRDNGTRLYIADYAGLVNVFDVAESLYSQLASVDAVEMHQLPALAPVGA; encoded by the coding sequence ATGGCAAACAACTTCCTGCGCGCGCTGGCCGCGGCGCTGCGCGCCGGCCACGATGACCGCGCCATCGACGAGTCGTCGGCCCGTAGCGTCGCATTCGACGGGTTGGACGATATCGACGTGGCCGGCCTGGCCGAGGTCGGGCGCGGGCCCATCGGCGACATCGCCGTCGATCCCGATCGTGACACCGTGGTGGTCACCAACACCGCCGCGCAGTGCCTGTCCGTGATCAACCCCCACACCATGGGAGTGGTGGGTGCGGTCCGCCTCGCAGGAGATCCCTTCGGCGTCGTCGTCGCCGACGACCGTGCCTACGTCAGTATCTCCACCGCGGGGCACGACGCGATCGTGGCCGTCGACACCATCACCGGTGCGGTGCTCAACGAATACCCACTGGCTTTCAGCGTGACCGCGCTGTCCATCAGCCCGGACGGCAAGCGCGTCTTCGCCGGACGCGCAGGCCACGAGCGCATCGACATCGCCGTCATCGACACCACCGCTGAGCGTGTCGGCACCATCGACATCGCCACCGGCCCCGGCGTCAACCTCGACGCCCTGCAGATCGACTCGACGGGCAAGCGCCTCTACGTCGCCACTTCGGACTTCCGCGGCAGCCGGCTGGTCGTCGTCAACACCGAGACCGCCCAGGCGCAGGCCACGGTGTGGATCGGCGCTCCGATCCGCGACATCGCTATCGGCGACGGGATCGCCTACGTGCTGACCTCCGACCTCGACCACCGCGGCGTGGTGCACACCGTGGACCTGGCCGCCGCGACGGTGGTTGACGCCGTCGAGGTGGGCAGCGCTCCGACTCAGCTGGTGCTGAGCCCGGACGCCACCCGCGCATACCTGGTCGACTACGACCGCGTCATCGTCTGGTGCACCCTGACCGGCGAGATTCAAGGCAGCATCGACGTGCACGCACAGCCCGCGGCGGTCGCCGTGCGGGACAACGGCACCCGGCTGTACATCGCCGACTACGCCGGTCTGGTCAACGTCTTCGACGTGGCCGAGTCGCTGTACTCGCAGCTCGCCTCGGTGGACGCCGTCGAAATGCACCAGCTGCCCGCCCTGGCGCCGGTCGGCGCCTGA